A single genomic interval of Phycisphaeraceae bacterium harbors:
- the mgtE gene encoding magnesium transporter → MIGHLVQSDLEDLIHRKAWDELREILAALPEQDVAEILIDLPEHDEGVIFRLLPRDRAAQVFSYLPLERQEELITSLSSEQTRDILNAMTPDDRVQLLDELPGEVTRRLMESLDPRQLKETRQLLNYPPDTAGHFMTPEFVAMRPDLTAQQAIDQLRRTPRTTETLNVLYVVDHAGRLLHDIRLATLVRASPDALVGDIVERNVVSIPAKIDREEVVRAFEKYDRVALPVVDDQGCMLGIITVDDVMDVARREATEDIYKIGGMEAIDTPYIRTPFVTLLRKRAFWLSFLFLGQMMTAGAMARFESEIAAAVALALFLPLIIASGGNSGSQASTLIVRALALSEISTREWWTVARREIASGAVMGLWLGFIGFLLVMLWQWLGLINYPEYAYLLGLTVWASLLGVVTYGTLCGSMLPFILRAFRLDPATSSAPFVATLVDVTGVVIYFSMAAIILRGTIL, encoded by the coding sequence GTGATCGGTCACCTCGTCCAATCCGACCTTGAGGATCTCATCCACCGCAAGGCGTGGGATGAGTTGCGCGAGATCCTCGCCGCGCTTCCCGAGCAGGATGTGGCCGAGATTCTCATCGACCTTCCGGAGCACGATGAAGGGGTCATCTTCAGGCTTCTGCCTCGCGACCGCGCTGCGCAGGTCTTCAGCTATCTGCCGCTTGAGCGACAGGAGGAGTTGATCACCTCGCTCTCCAGTGAGCAGACGCGCGACATCCTCAACGCGATGACCCCCGACGATCGCGTGCAACTTCTCGATGAGTTGCCGGGCGAGGTCACGCGGCGCCTGATGGAGTCACTTGACCCGCGCCAGTTGAAGGAGACGCGTCAACTCCTCAACTATCCGCCGGACACTGCGGGTCACTTCATGACCCCGGAGTTCGTGGCCATGCGGCCCGACCTCACCGCCCAGCAGGCCATCGATCAGTTGCGCCGGACTCCTCGGACCACAGAGACGCTCAATGTGCTCTATGTGGTGGACCACGCCGGGCGACTGCTCCACGACATCAGGCTGGCAACACTGGTCCGCGCGTCTCCGGATGCGCTGGTGGGAGACATCGTCGAACGGAATGTCGTCTCCATTCCGGCGAAGATCGACCGCGAGGAAGTGGTGCGCGCGTTCGAGAAGTACGACCGCGTGGCCCTGCCGGTCGTGGATGACCAGGGATGCATGCTCGGCATCATCACCGTTGACGATGTGATGGATGTCGCGCGGCGCGAAGCGACCGAGGACATCTACAAGATCGGCGGCATGGAGGCGATCGACACCCCCTACATCCGCACGCCGTTCGTCACCCTTCTTCGCAAGCGCGCGTTCTGGCTGTCGTTCCTCTTCCTCGGCCAGATGATGACGGCCGGCGCCATGGCCCGTTTCGAGAGTGAGATTGCCGCAGCCGTCGCGCTCGCGCTCTTCCTGCCGCTCATCATTGCGAGCGGCGGAAACTCCGGATCGCAGGCGTCCACGCTGATCGTTCGAGCGCTGGCGCTCTCGGAGATTTCGACTCGTGAATGGTGGACGGTCGCGCGACGGGAGATCGCCTCAGGTGCCGTCATGGGGCTCTGGCTCGGCTTCATCGGCTTCCTGCTCGTGATGCTCTGGCAGTGGCTCGGCCTGATCAACTATCCGGAGTACGCCTATCTCCTCGGGCTGACGGTCTGGGCCAGTCTCCTCGGGGTCGTGACCTACGGCACGCTGTGCGGAAGCATGCTTCCGTTCATTCTGCGCGCATTCAGGCTCGACCCAGCAACGAGCTCCGCCCCGTTCGTCGCGACCCTGGTCGATGTCACCGGCGTCGTGATTTACTTCTCGATGGCGGCCATCATTCTCCGCGGGACGATTCTCTGA
- the mscL gene encoding large-conductance mechanosensitive channel protein MscL: MIGNFIKEFREFAVKGNAIDMAVGLVVGAAFNKIVQSIVNDIMMPPLGMAIGGVDFRDLAWVLQAASTDPETGKAIPLVAVRYGAFLNTLIEFIIVAFSAFIAIKAMTRVMSLRGSAAAEPKT; encoded by the coding sequence ATGATTGGCAACTTCATCAAGGAGTTCCGCGAGTTCGCTGTCAAGGGGAACGCCATCGACATGGCGGTGGGGCTGGTGGTCGGCGCCGCGTTCAACAAGATCGTCCAGTCGATCGTGAATGACATCATGATGCCCCCGCTGGGCATGGCCATCGGTGGCGTGGACTTCCGCGACCTGGCCTGGGTTCTTCAGGCGGCCAGCACGGACCCCGAGACCGGCAAGGCCATTCCGCTGGTCGCCGTTCGATACGGCGCCTTCCTGAACACGCTCATCGAGTTCATCATCGTGGCGTTCAGCGCCTTCATCGCCATCAAGGCCATGACCAGGGTCATGTCGCTCCGCGGATCTGCCGCCGCCGAGCCGAAGACCTGA
- a CDS encoding MFS transporter, with product MTNPRSTHRRSRGHRPSTRRPPFFSALRNRNYRLFSLGFICGSTGLQMLAAAVLWEIWERTQSPLWLGLAGLARALPVIVLALPAGHLADIVSRRRVLFVTQALFALCAAGFALNAWLHGPNWMLLLLMMLSGAVRAFNGPARAALLPMLVPPRRFENAVTINGAIFQFAALAGPLLAAGMIALSGETAWVYVTSAVLCGVFSVTAVALVPRPAAAVKVPFTARTMVAGLGHIVRERVIFGAITLDMLAVLFGGATALLPYFADEVLGAGPLGYGLLRSAPNAGAIVMALLLATKPRLSPAGPMLLASVAAFGITIIGFGLSTSLTLSILLLGLGGAVDNVSVIIRHVLVQARTPNSLRGRVSAVNTVFIECSNELGAFESGLVAYWFTPVISVVSGGIGTLLVVAGVAICFPALRRLRDLRSVDPALDSVAAPVGTTTGR from the coding sequence ATGACGAACCCGCGATCGACGCATCGCCGCTCGCGAGGACACCGCCCTTCCACGCGGCGCCCTCCATTCTTCTCCGCGCTGAGGAATCGGAACTATCGCCTCTTCTCTCTCGGTTTCATCTGCGGAAGCACCGGGCTCCAGATGCTTGCCGCAGCCGTCCTCTGGGAAATCTGGGAGCGCACGCAAAGCCCGCTCTGGCTGGGACTCGCCGGGCTGGCGCGAGCGCTTCCTGTGATCGTGCTCGCACTCCCCGCGGGTCACCTCGCGGACATCGTGAGCCGGCGTCGTGTGCTCTTCGTGACGCAGGCGCTCTTTGCTCTTTGCGCCGCGGGCTTCGCACTCAACGCATGGCTGCATGGCCCCAACTGGATGCTCCTGCTGCTGATGATGCTCTCCGGAGCGGTCCGCGCCTTCAACGGCCCGGCCCGCGCGGCGCTTCTGCCGATGCTCGTCCCTCCGAGACGCTTCGAGAACGCCGTGACGATCAACGGGGCGATCTTTCAGTTCGCGGCATTGGCCGGTCCCCTTCTTGCGGCGGGCATGATCGCCCTCTCCGGTGAGACCGCCTGGGTCTATGTCACGAGCGCCGTCCTGTGCGGCGTCTTCTCCGTGACGGCGGTCGCGCTCGTGCCACGGCCGGCGGCGGCGGTCAAGGTGCCCTTCACCGCACGAACCATGGTCGCGGGGCTCGGACACATCGTCCGCGAGCGGGTCATCTTCGGAGCCATCACGCTCGACATGCTCGCCGTGCTCTTCGGTGGGGCGACGGCGCTCCTCCCCTACTTCGCCGACGAGGTGCTCGGAGCTGGACCCCTCGGTTACGGACTGCTTCGATCGGCGCCGAACGCGGGCGCGATCGTCATGGCGCTGCTGCTGGCCACGAAGCCTCGTCTCTCCCCCGCCGGTCCGATGCTCCTCGCGTCGGTGGCCGCCTTCGGGATCACCATCATCGGATTCGGCCTCTCGACCTCGCTGACTCTCTCAATTCTGCTGCTGGGGCTTGGCGGCGCCGTCGACAATGTGAGCGTCATCATCAGGCATGTCCTGGTGCAGGCGCGCACCCCCAACTCGCTCCGGGGGCGCGTGAGCGCCGTGAACACGGTCTTCATCGAGTGCAGCAATGAACTTGGCGCCTTTGAGAGCGGCCTCGTGGCCTACTGGTTCACTCCGGTGATCTCGGTCGTCTCGGGCGGGATTGGCACTCTGCTCGTTGTCGCAGGCGTCGCGATCTGCTTCCCTGCACTCCGCCGACTGCGCGATCTTCGAAGTGTGGATCCGGCCCTTGACTCCGTCGCCGCGCCCGTCGGGACGACGACCGGACGGTAA
- a CDS encoding NADH:flavin oxidoreductase/NADH oxidase, whose protein sequence is MPADRSAASPRLPVESDSPPLAPRAKLLTPLKLRGVTLPSRVALAPMCQYMAIDGCTTDWHAAHLSTFACGGFGLVTMEATGVAPEGRITPHCVGLWGDAQERALATTVARVRAVSDAPLGIQIAHAGRKAGTHRPFLGGPRGHIARESGGWQAIGPSAIAFNTLPPPVEMTMDDLDRIARAFAESAERAARIGFDYCEVHAAHGYLLASFLSPLANQRRDRYGGSLEARMRFPLEVVERVRSVWPHDRALGIRFGGSDWADGGWTIDDAGVFACEVAARGVDLVSISTAGNAPVSPAASPGWLVPHARAVRAALHAADPHTTVAVFAVGELDEPHLAERTLAEGSADGILLGRGALRDPRFPWRAARALGELPHCPPPYAWAVGV, encoded by the coding sequence ATGCCAGCCGACCGCTCCGCCGCCTCGCCCCGGCTCCCGGTGGAATCAGATTCGCCGCCCCTCGCTCCCCGCGCGAAGCTGCTCACACCGCTCAAGCTTCGCGGTGTCACGCTGCCCTCCCGCGTGGCGCTTGCGCCAATGTGCCAGTACATGGCGATCGATGGGTGCACCACCGACTGGCATGCCGCCCACTTGTCGACTTTCGCATGTGGCGGCTTCGGACTGGTCACGATGGAAGCCACCGGGGTTGCACCGGAAGGGCGCATCACGCCTCATTGCGTCGGACTCTGGGGCGATGCACAGGAGCGCGCCCTGGCAACCACTGTCGCGCGGGTGCGCGCCGTGAGCGATGCTCCTCTCGGCATTCAGATCGCCCACGCGGGTCGCAAGGCGGGCACGCATCGTCCATTCCTCGGAGGTCCCCGAGGGCACATTGCGCGAGAGAGTGGCGGATGGCAGGCCATCGGGCCGAGCGCAATCGCCTTCAACACGCTCCCGCCACCAGTGGAAATGACTATGGACGATCTCGACCGCATCGCTCGCGCCTTCGCCGAGAGTGCGGAGCGAGCCGCTCGCATCGGCTTCGACTACTGCGAAGTTCACGCGGCGCATGGCTACCTGCTGGCGAGCTTCCTCTCGCCGCTCGCCAATCAGCGTCGCGATCGATACGGCGGTTCACTCGAGGCGCGCATGCGCTTTCCGCTCGAGGTCGTCGAGCGAGTGCGGAGCGTCTGGCCGCATGATCGGGCGCTTGGAATCCGCTTCGGCGGCTCCGACTGGGCGGACGGCGGATGGACGATCGACGATGCGGGTGTCTTCGCCTGCGAGGTTGCTGCGCGCGGGGTCGATCTCGTGAGCATCTCGACCGCGGGCAATGCTCCGGTCTCGCCTGCGGCGAGCCCCGGATGGCTGGTGCCGCACGCCCGCGCCGTCCGCGCCGCGCTGCACGCCGCCGATCCCCACACCACCGTTGCGGTCTTCGCCGTCGGCGAACTCGACGAACCGCACCTCGCCGAGCGCACACTTGCCGAGGGCTCCGCCGACGGCATTCTCCTGGGTCGCGGTGCGCTTCGTGATCCACGCTTTCCCTGGCGCGCCGCACGGGCGCTGGGTGAGCTGCCTCACTGCCCGCCGCCCTACGCGTGGGCCGTCGGCGTCTGA
- a CDS encoding TM2 domain-containing protein encodes MSQISSGGPGGAPQDNKKVLAGVLGIVLGSLGLHRFVLGDVSGGIIRIVISAVTCGAGGLIGFIEGIIYLTKSDQDFYQTYQVEKKAWF; translated from the coding sequence ATGAGCCAAATCTCCTCTGGTGGGCCAGGCGGTGCTCCGCAGGACAACAAGAAGGTTCTCGCGGGCGTCTTGGGCATTGTGTTGGGATCCCTCGGACTTCACCGCTTCGTGCTCGGCGATGTGAGTGGCGGGATCATCAGAATCGTGATCTCCGCGGTCACCTGCGGTGCCGGTGGATTGATCGGTTTCATTGAGGGAATCATCTACCTCACGAAGTCCGATCAGGACTTCTATCAGACCTATCAGGTCGAGAAGAAAGCCTGGTTCTGA